In the Streptomyces sp. cg36 genome, one interval contains:
- a CDS encoding SMP-30/gluconolactonase/LRE family protein, whose product MTRTPPLHLVGLGATGPEDVVFDGLGRVLTGVGDGRLLRIELPRTPGSAATVHEVGRTAGRPLGLEALPDGRLLVCDARRGLLRIDPDGTSAAEVLADSVAGTPLRFCSNAVAASDGTVYFTVSSRRYGLEHWLSDIVEHRPTGLLARLVPGGEPEVLLDELHFANGVALAPDESYLVVAETGARRLTRRWLTGPGAGGHDTFADDLPGFPDNMSRTPRGGFWVALASPRNPALEWLHRAAPPVRRATATATRHLPDLPPRAARVLEVDTRGRVVRRLRGAGERYRMATGVAEHAGRLVLGSLAEGAVAWCDLGEPGAV is encoded by the coding sequence GTGACGCGCACACCGCCGCTCCACCTGGTCGGGCTGGGCGCGACCGGGCCCGAGGACGTCGTGTTCGACGGCCTGGGCCGGGTCCTGACCGGCGTCGGCGACGGCCGCCTCCTGCGGATCGAACTGCCCCGGACCCCCGGATCCGCCGCGACGGTCCACGAGGTGGGCCGTACGGCGGGGCGCCCCCTCGGACTCGAAGCACTGCCCGACGGGCGCCTGCTGGTGTGCGACGCGCGGCGCGGCCTGCTCCGGATCGACCCCGACGGCACATCGGCCGCCGAGGTGCTGGCCGACTCGGTCGCCGGAACGCCCCTGCGCTTCTGCAGCAACGCGGTCGCGGCGTCGGACGGCACGGTCTACTTCACCGTCTCCAGCCGCCGGTACGGGCTGGAACACTGGCTCTCCGACATCGTCGAGCACCGGCCGACCGGCCTGCTGGCGCGGCTCGTACCCGGCGGGGAGCCCGAAGTGCTCCTGGACGAGCTCCACTTCGCCAACGGGGTGGCCCTGGCCCCCGACGAGTCGTATCTGGTGGTGGCGGAGACCGGGGCGCGGCGGCTCACCCGCCGGTGGCTGACGGGCCCCGGCGCGGGCGGCCACGACACCTTCGCGGACGACCTGCCCGGCTTCCCCGACAACATGTCCCGCACCCCGCGCGGTGGCTTCTGGGTGGCGCTGGCCTCCCCGCGCAACCCGGCACTGGAGTGGCTGCACCGGGCCGCACCCCCGGTGCGCCGGGCGACGGCCACCGCGACCCGGCACCTTCCGGACCTTCCGCCCCGGGCCGCCCGCGTCCTCGAAGTCGACACGCGGGGGCGGGTGGTGCGCCGGCTGCGCGGCGCCGGGGAGCGCTACCGCATGGCGACCGGAGTGGCCGAACACGCGGGCCGCCTCGTCCTGGGCAGCCTCGCGGAGGGGGCGGTGGCCTGGTGCGACCTGGGGGAGCCGGGGGCGGTGTGA
- a CDS encoding esterase-like activity of phytase family protein — translation MSSHAHTRRTVRRTLSAGVPLALLAAVAVTATGAPASAHGGPHGDKGVRVVGSATLGNTPLGPFSNALLPGSVADDHGIDLGGIGSDIYPAGRKGEFWTVTDRGPNGQIKVDGTKRRTFPVPGFDPAIVKIRVSGHRVQVLKSIPLTTRSGKAVTGLPNQASRDEAPYTYDARTPLHYDPNGLDTEGIVRAADGTFWLVDEYGPSLVHVSARGEVLTRYVPRGLNLKGADYPVVESLPAILLKRKTNRGFEGLAQLPGGDLVLAVQSPLSVPDATAGNGSRNTRLLRFSPKKRAVRAEYAYRFDPVDVVDPSQHDTSELKISSLVALGGDKLLVQERTDKTSRVHRVTLPHGRGILAGAWDDPATSPSYEQLDDPAAAKVPVLRKTLVADFGKVPGVPGKIEGIALTGPDTLALINDNDFGMSDGPEAFDARGRLVDSGIETTVTYVRLPRPVRG, via the coding sequence ATGTCATCCCACGCGCACACCCGGCGCACCGTACGCCGTACCCTCTCCGCGGGCGTACCCCTCGCCCTGCTCGCGGCGGTCGCCGTCACCGCGACGGGCGCACCCGCGTCCGCGCACGGCGGGCCGCACGGCGACAAGGGCGTACGGGTCGTGGGCTCGGCCACCCTGGGGAACACTCCTCTCGGCCCGTTCAGCAACGCCCTGCTGCCCGGCTCGGTCGCGGACGACCACGGCATCGACCTCGGCGGGATCGGCAGCGACATCTACCCGGCCGGGCGCAAGGGCGAGTTCTGGACGGTGACCGACCGGGGCCCCAACGGGCAGATCAAGGTGGACGGCACCAAGCGCCGCACCTTCCCGGTCCCCGGCTTCGACCCGGCGATCGTCAAGATCCGGGTCTCCGGCCACCGCGTCCAGGTCCTCAAGTCCATCCCGCTGACCACACGTTCCGGCAAGGCCGTCACCGGTCTGCCCAACCAGGCGTCCCGCGACGAGGCCCCGTACACGTACGACGCGAGGACCCCGCTGCACTACGACCCGAACGGGCTGGACACCGAGGGGATCGTGCGCGCCGCCGACGGCACGTTCTGGCTGGTCGACGAGTACGGGCCGTCGCTGGTGCACGTCTCCGCCCGGGGCGAGGTCCTGACCCGGTACGTCCCCAGGGGGCTCAACCTCAAGGGCGCCGACTATCCGGTCGTGGAGTCGCTGCCCGCCATTCTGCTCAAGCGCAAGACCAACCGGGGCTTCGAGGGGCTGGCCCAGCTCCCCGGCGGCGACCTGGTCCTGGCGGTGCAGAGCCCGCTGTCCGTGCCGGACGCGACGGCGGGCAACGGTTCGCGCAACACGCGCCTGCTGCGCTTCTCCCCCAAGAAGCGCGCCGTGAGGGCCGAGTACGCCTACCGCTTCGACCCGGTGGACGTCGTCGATCCGAGTCAGCACGACACCTCCGAGCTCAAGATCTCCTCCCTGGTGGCGCTCGGCGGCGACAAGCTGCTGGTGCAGGAGCGCACCGACAAGACCTCCCGCGTCCACCGCGTCACCCTGCCGCACGGCCGGGGCATCCTCGCCGGCGCCTGGGACGACCCGGCGACCTCGCCCTCGTACGAGCAGTTGGACGACCCGGCGGCGGCGAAGGTACCGGTGCTGCGCAAGACGCTCGTCGCCGACTTCGGCAAGGTGCCGGGCGTGCCCGGCAAGATCGAGGGCATCGCCCTCACCGGTCCGGACACCCTGGCGCTCATCAACGACAACGACTTCGGCATGAGCGACGGCCCCGAAGCCTTCGACGCGCGGGGCCGCCTGGTGGACAGCGGCATCGAGACGACCGTCACGTATGTGCGGCTGCCGCGGCCGGTGCGCGGCTGA
- a CDS encoding helix-turn-helix domain-containing protein — MANALQKIIRERLDQNSWSYGDVARRGGIPRSTVHHLATTDRVARMPQPATLEGLAKGLDLPLDTLRQAAAEACGIHVYAAGQAPAAQTAADPEVDLLIASLQRLSASDRRHVAALVESLLNRPPRSE, encoded by the coding sequence GTGGCCAACGCACTGCAGAAGATCATCAGAGAGCGCCTGGATCAGAACAGCTGGTCGTACGGCGACGTGGCCCGCCGCGGCGGCATCCCCCGTTCCACCGTCCACCATCTCGCCACCACCGACCGGGTGGCCCGGATGCCGCAGCCGGCCACCCTGGAAGGGCTGGCCAAGGGGCTCGACCTGCCGCTGGACACCCTGCGGCAGGCCGCCGCCGAGGCGTGCGGCATCCACGTCTACGCCGCGGGGCAGGCGCCCGCCGCCCAGACGGCCGCCGACCCCGAGGTCGACCTGCTCATCGCGAGTCTGCAGCGGCTCTCCGCCAGCGACCGCCGCCATGTGGCCGCGCTCGTCGAATCCCTGCTGAACCGCCCCCCGCGGAGCGAATGA
- a CDS encoding tetratricopeptide repeat protein, with amino-acid sequence MQDRTSHIWLTGPTRAARQAAAAGLSPAAAVECHRGLRGPYTGAGELMRLLVPAAHGRGAPPTAGTRLSVLAAAPELGGLLGAAEATLTSAAPPGERTRWYARERTRRIANGLVDFLAAHPGDPLTLVLHDVHEADATDTEFLDIALRRLDARRVRLVLCGPEDAPLPAHLSARLDGRAEHRAAPPVAAPPAVTGEQFVRTDGTGGADDAYRLLDDAERAKLHDVRAEELEASPVRAWRLGALPHHRAHGSSPETAPAAFEAAVEHCLGMGYYTAALELNERMAALLGPDAPWPVRYRQLRQRGLCLALLDRPAEAEAAYYDVLSRTTDPKVHTTVSYALSVLFTRLYDTSRKDHLRALAHINTAIAFIEQLPDAEDRAFHTAFMHNGKALVAMHLGDLAGALDLVATAMAAVDDGLPADRHLLHKSVLHHNRAQLLARLGRGGEALEEYDRIVAVDPHHPEYRFDRAVLHHQQGRFEAALADYAEVEAISPPFVELHYNRGDLYVQTGEGDAAAEFARALELEPGRADARLALAELWLDDDRAADAAELAAEGLSLAPDDPLLHSVHGTALLALDSAASALHSFDRALTLDPALAGAHANRACAHLALGDHEAALDDLTTALERSPDDPGLFHNRGYVHEDAGRWEAAVADYARALELPGADREELAERLAACRSRLAGTDR; translated from the coding sequence GTGCAGGACAGGACGTCGCACATATGGCTCACCGGCCCCACCCGGGCCGCACGGCAGGCCGCGGCGGCCGGGCTGTCCCCGGCGGCGGCCGTGGAATGCCACCGCGGGTTGCGCGGCCCCTACACCGGAGCCGGCGAGCTGATGCGCCTGCTCGTACCGGCCGCGCACGGGCGGGGCGCACCGCCCACCGCCGGTACCCGGCTGTCCGTCCTGGCGGCGGCCCCCGAACTCGGCGGGCTGCTCGGGGCGGCGGAGGCGACCCTCACCTCGGCGGCCCCGCCCGGCGAGCGCACCCGCTGGTACGCGCGGGAACGCACCCGCCGCATCGCCAACGGCCTGGTCGACTTCCTGGCCGCGCACCCGGGGGACCCGCTCACCCTCGTCCTCCACGACGTGCACGAGGCGGACGCGACCGACACGGAGTTCCTCGACATCGCGCTGCGCCGGCTCGACGCGCGCCGCGTACGGCTCGTGCTCTGCGGTCCCGAGGACGCACCGCTCCCCGCCCATCTGTCGGCCCGCCTCGACGGCCGGGCCGAGCACCGCGCCGCACCGCCCGTCGCGGCCCCGCCCGCCGTCACCGGCGAGCAGTTCGTGCGCACCGACGGCACCGGCGGAGCCGACGACGCCTACCGCCTCCTCGACGACGCCGAGCGCGCCAAACTCCACGACGTGCGCGCCGAGGAGCTGGAGGCGTCCCCCGTCCGCGCCTGGCGCCTCGGCGCGCTCCCCCACCACCGCGCGCACGGCAGCTCCCCCGAGACCGCGCCGGCGGCCTTCGAAGCGGCCGTCGAGCACTGCCTCGGCATGGGGTACTACACCGCCGCCCTGGAACTCAACGAGCGCATGGCCGCCCTGCTCGGCCCCGACGCCCCCTGGCCCGTCCGCTACCGCCAACTGCGCCAGCGCGGGCTGTGCCTGGCCCTGCTCGACCGCCCGGCCGAGGCCGAGGCCGCCTACTACGACGTACTGTCGCGCACGACCGACCCCAAGGTGCACACCACCGTCAGCTACGCCCTCTCGGTCCTGTTCACCCGCCTCTACGACACCTCCCGCAAGGACCACCTGCGGGCGCTCGCGCACATCAACACCGCCATCGCCTTCATCGAGCAGCTCCCCGACGCCGAGGACCGCGCCTTCCACACCGCGTTCATGCACAACGGCAAGGCCCTGGTCGCCATGCACCTGGGCGACCTGGCGGGAGCGCTGGACCTGGTGGCGACGGCCATGGCGGCGGTGGACGACGGTCTGCCCGCCGACCGCCACCTCCTGCACAAGTCGGTGCTGCACCACAACCGGGCCCAGCTGCTCGCGCGCCTGGGGCGGGGCGGGGAGGCGCTGGAGGAGTACGACCGGATCGTCGCCGTGGACCCGCACCACCCGGAGTACCGCTTCGACCGGGCCGTCCTCCACCACCAGCAGGGGCGCTTCGAGGCCGCGCTGGCCGACTACGCCGAGGTCGAGGCCATCAGCCCGCCGTTCGTCGAACTCCACTACAACCGGGGCGACTTGTACGTCCAGACGGGCGAGGGCGATGCCGCCGCCGAGTTCGCCCGCGCCCTGGAGCTGGAGCCGGGCCGGGCCGACGCGCGCCTCGCCCTGGCCGAGCTGTGGCTGGACGACGACCGTGCGGCGGACGCGGCCGAACTGGCCGCCGAGGGCCTCTCCCTCGCCCCCGACGACCCGCTCCTGCACTCGGTGCACGGCACGGCGCTGCTCGCGCTCGACTCGGCGGCGTCCGCGCTGCACAGCTTCGACCGGGCCCTCACCCTCGATCCCGCGCTCGCGGGAGCACACGCCAACCGGGCCTGCGCCCATCTCGCCCTCGGCGACCACGAGGCGGCGCTGGACGATCTGACGACGGCGCTGGAGCGCTCCCCCGACGACCCCGGCCTCTTCCACAACCGCGGGTACGTCCACGAGGACGCCGGACGGTGGGAGGCGGCCGTGGCCGACTACGCCCGGGCGCTGGAGCTGCCGGGCGCCGACCGCGAGGAGCTGGCGGAGCGGCTCGCCGCGTGCCGCTCGCGCCTTGCGGGGACGGACCGCTGA
- a CDS encoding MFS transporter yields the protein MNKGTTDAQDMRLIYAGSFLGNFDRIVITPLLLPAAKGLGVSVSHVTIALTAYLLLFGLMQPVHGLVSDVYGRVRVMRASLLGMCAADLVSALAPNLGVLILGRALAGASAAALLPVMVAYVGDRLPFAQRQRTVASVLAAGAVGTAAATVVAGVFTHLWNWRAAILLVAICSPVLVLAFGRLPEASAPAPGGTSVSARLAMVFRIGWFRFLVAFAVFEGAAMLGFFNFLNTALQSGGHSVVYAGLVTGSYGLAAVAGGVAVRALGERVSPATHFAVGSVLLGVGYLVCVPTQSMVTVLAASVLSGLAFALVQSTVQTWGTEVAPPQVRGIATSLVACAVYTGAALSTYLVSGLADDKRFGVLFAIAAAVTLPVALVGPVARARFSASLAAGRGQPLPAGPPPVRPTRQNP from the coding sequence ATGAACAAGGGCACCACGGACGCCCAGGACATGCGGTTGATCTACGCGGGCTCCTTCCTCGGCAACTTCGACCGGATCGTGATCACCCCGCTGCTGCTGCCCGCCGCCAAGGGCCTGGGCGTCAGCGTCTCCCACGTCACCATCGCCCTGACCGCCTATCTGCTGCTGTTCGGCCTCATGCAGCCCGTGCACGGCCTCGTCTCGGACGTGTACGGGCGCGTCCGGGTCATGCGCGCCTCCCTGCTCGGCATGTGCGCGGCCGACCTGGTCTCCGCGCTCGCCCCCAACCTGGGGGTGCTCATCCTCGGGCGCGCGCTCGCGGGCGCCTCGGCGGCGGCGCTGCTCCCGGTGATGGTGGCGTACGTGGGCGACCGGCTGCCGTTCGCCCAGCGGCAGCGGACCGTGGCGAGCGTGCTCGCGGCCGGGGCCGTCGGCACGGCCGCGGCGACCGTGGTCGCGGGCGTCTTCACCCATCTGTGGAACTGGCGCGCGGCGATCCTGCTGGTGGCGATCTGCTCGCCGGTGCTCGTCCTCGCCTTCGGCCGGCTGCCGGAGGCGTCCGCCCCGGCGCCCGGCGGAACGAGCGTGTCCGCGCGCCTCGCCATGGTCTTCCGCATCGGCTGGTTCCGGTTCCTGGTGGCCTTCGCCGTCTTCGAGGGCGCGGCCATGCTGGGCTTCTTCAACTTCCTCAACACCGCGCTCCAGTCGGGCGGGCACAGCGTCGTCTACGCCGGTCTGGTCACCGGCAGCTACGGCCTGGCGGCCGTGGCGGGCGGTGTGGCCGTGCGCGCCCTGGGCGAGCGGGTCTCCCCGGCCACCCACTTCGCCGTCGGCAGCGTCCTGCTCGGCGTGGGCTATCTGGTCTGCGTCCCCACCCAGTCGATGGTGACCGTACTGGCGGCCAGCGTGCTGTCCGGACTCGCCTTCGCGCTCGTCCAGTCCACCGTGCAGACCTGGGGGACGGAGGTCGCGCCGCCCCAGGTCCGGGGCATCGCCACCTCGCTGGTCGCGTGCGCCGTGTACACCGGGGCCGCGCTCAGCACGTATCTGGTCAGCGGGCTCGCGGACGACAAACGTTTCGGGGTGCTCTTCGCGATCGCCGCGGCCGTCACCCTGCCCGTGGCACTGGTCGGGCCGGTCGCCCGCGCACGGTTCTCGGCATCCCTGGCCGCGGGGCGGGGCCAGCCGCTCCCGGCCGGGCCGCCGCCGGTGCGGCCCACCCGGCAGAACCCCTAG
- a CDS encoding MarR family transcriptional regulator produces the protein MPRAFQQWHGFLLCAAAKAATGRVERGLGPLQVTMRQFGVLSVVAARPGLNQRAVGDLLRLHRMTVVALVDKLEGTGLMERRRGPDRRKLALHVTERGAVRLEEAQEALARAHQEFLSPLTAEEREALRRLLVRLVVRRPGL, from the coding sequence TTGCCCCGGGCGTTCCAGCAGTGGCACGGCTTCCTGTTGTGCGCGGCCGCGAAGGCGGCCACGGGACGCGTCGAGCGGGGCCTGGGCCCACTCCAGGTGACGATGCGTCAGTTCGGGGTGCTGAGCGTCGTCGCCGCCCGGCCCGGACTGAACCAGCGGGCGGTGGGCGACCTGCTCCGCCTCCACCGCATGACCGTCGTCGCCCTCGTCGACAAACTGGAGGGCACGGGGCTGATGGAGCGCAGGCGCGGTCCCGACCGGCGGAAACTGGCACTGCACGTGACCGAGCGCGGTGCCGTACGCCTCGAAGAGGCGCAGGAGGCGCTGGCCCGGGCGCACCAGGAGTTCCTGAGCCCCTTGACCGCCGAGGAACGCGAAGCCCTGCGCAGGCTGCTGGTGCGTCTCGTGGTGCGGCGGCCCGGCCTCTGA
- a CDS encoding class I SAM-dependent methyltransferase: MTHSAEYWDRRYLHGDVGWTFAPHPLAVEELALVSPGPSGRPDAPGHRALDLGAGAGRHTLWLARHGWRVTAVDFSAAALERTRRDAAEQGLEVTTVLADLASYEPPPGGFGLALITYVHIEPPQRARLLARAAGALAPGGRLVIVGHHVDNLGRGLEGPSEPEKMFTPERLCAELPELRVERAARVPHTVTTSTGEREAYATVVRASRPVGGAVGDG, translated from the coding sequence ATGACGCATTCGGCGGAGTACTGGGACCGGCGCTACCTCCACGGCGACGTCGGCTGGACGTTCGCTCCCCATCCCCTGGCCGTCGAGGAGCTGGCGCTGGTGTCGCCGGGCCCGTCCGGCCGCCCGGACGCGCCGGGGCACCGGGCCCTCGACCTCGGCGCGGGTGCCGGGCGCCACACGCTGTGGCTGGCGCGCCACGGCTGGCGGGTGACGGCCGTGGACTTCTCGGCGGCGGCCCTGGAGCGCACCCGCCGGGACGCCGCCGAGCAGGGCCTGGAGGTGACGACCGTCCTCGCGGACCTGGCCTCGTACGAACCGCCGCCGGGCGGCTTCGGACTGGCCCTCATCACCTATGTCCACATCGAACCGCCGCAGCGGGCACGGCTGCTGGCGCGCGCCGCCGGGGCGCTGGCCCCCGGTGGGCGGCTGGTGATCGTGGGGCACCACGTCGACAACCTCGGCCGGGGGCTCGAAGGTCCCTCCGAGCCGGAGAAGATGTTCACCCCGGAGCGCCTGTGCGCGGAGCTGCCGGAGCTGCGCGTCGAACGCGCCGCGCGGGTGCCGCACACCGTCACCACTTCCACGGGTGAGCGGGAGGCGTACGCCACGGTCGTCCGGGCCAGCCGGCCGGTCGGCGGCGCTGTGGGAGACGGCTGA
- a CDS encoding DUF1838 family protein, with the protein MTTPAELLRSLARTRASLDGEEVTYWWSGDVYSWAPDEPYRRVFGFEGVNVARLVQDAEDGPDGYRLLTREAAFYLDPVTREILETWQDLPVTHVWNDPANQRWRPFPITTTELGGQVCFSLEIPLAYPSPLPVAQYPLHSAGDTYRALELFQFFADRADLAGSAPGVPATMSWSRMSPWLPWMARGQRPGGLTFHCRGRKLASYAEVPERTRAYIAAHHPEFARAPEKWSEPNETSWTYFRKLNPPR; encoded by the coding sequence GAGGTGACGTACTGGTGGTCCGGCGACGTGTACTCGTGGGCGCCCGACGAGCCGTACCGGCGCGTCTTCGGCTTCGAGGGGGTGAACGTCGCCCGGCTGGTCCAGGACGCCGAGGACGGGCCGGACGGCTACCGGCTGCTGACCCGGGAGGCCGCCTTCTACCTCGACCCGGTGACCCGCGAGATCCTGGAGACCTGGCAGGACCTGCCCGTGACGCACGTCTGGAACGACCCGGCGAACCAGCGGTGGCGCCCCTTCCCGATAACGACGACGGAACTGGGCGGGCAGGTCTGCTTCAGCCTGGAGATCCCCCTCGCCTACCCGTCGCCGCTGCCGGTGGCGCAATATCCCCTCCACTCGGCCGGTGACACCTACCGGGCCCTGGAACTCTTCCAGTTCTTCGCCGACCGCGCCGACCTGGCCGGTTCCGCACCCGGCGTCCCGGCCACCATGTCGTGGAGCCGGATGTCGCCGTGGCTGCCCTGGATGGCCCGGGGCCAGCGGCCCGGCGGCCTCACCTTCCACTGCCGGGGGCGCAAGCTCGCCTCGTACGCCGAGGTCCCCGAGCGCACCCGCGCCTACATCGCCGCCCACCACCCGGAGTTCGCCCGGGCGCCGGAGAAGTGGAGCGAGCCCAACGAGACGAGCTGGACGTACTTCCGCAAGCTCAATCCTCCCCGGTAG